gagggcaagAGTTAGGATAGGGCTTTAAAGGACAATGGGATGTAGCTGTttagaaatggaatgaaaaacatagatgtagggggtggggaggggaggagggtgctCGGGAAAGACCTGGGAAGAAGTTTGGGATTCAAAGTGGGAAAGCACTATGTGAAGAATGGCCAGATGGAGctggggaagagaaaagaaaggaggaaggtggCAGTGGATTTTAATGAATTCACTGATAGCTGGGCCCTAtggtggagaaagagaaagagagagagagaggctgagtgaGCTCTGTTTCAGCTGGGTGGCCTGCACGGAACGGCAAGAATAAATCAACAGAGGTGTTTCACTTCCTGAGGCACTCTGTTACTGGCAGACATGAAGTCCAGCCATGAAAGGGAGCTCCTGTTACGTGTGTCTACCAATCTTCCCTGTTCCCTTGGGTCAGATGACTTCAAATTAACAAGAAACCAGCACTGATCCAGCCTCCCGACTTCTCTCCCTATagcaacttttatttttctttttaacttcaaGTTAGTAAAATTTTACAGGCTTCTAAaggcaaaacaataaaataagacCTTCTATCCAGCCTCTTCCTCTCCTGGTATCTCTTCTCtatgcatacatattttttaagttagtttttGGTTTATCTTTCCATTGTTCCTTTATAAAACAATggacatgtgtatatattttgccCATCTTACATAAAATGTCACCTACCATATGCACTCTTCCACATCATGCCATGTTCACTCAATAATATATACTGAGATAGGCCTACAGCAATAAATATTGAATCTCCACCTGTTCTTTTAGAGCGGCCAAGCACTCCACTGTATCGATGTCTCATAAGATTATTTAACCAGTCTTCTACTAAAGACTTTGGGGCTGTTTCCAGTCTTTTGTTATTATATTAATAAGGAGTGCTAAAAAAATACCTTACatatctttttgtatctttttgccCGCATATCTTTGGATAGACTCAGAATCTTGAATTGTGATTGCTGGATCAGAGGGTTTTAATTTTGCTACATATTGCCAAATCACCCTCCCTGTTAAGAttatatcattttgcattcccaccaggtAGCAGAGTTCCTGTTTCCTCCCTGTGGCCACTTTTAAATGGCAAACTCCAAACTCCTACAGACAAGGGATGGTGACCAACAAATTGAAGATTCTAATAGTATcttcctcattcattcaacaaacatttattaagtacttataAGCCAGTAAGAGACACAGCCCCCATCCTTTCAGGGCTCACAGGCTGGGATTACAGAGGACAAAGGTCCTACGATACCCTGGGGTAGGTGCTGAGGGGATGCACTAGATGCCAGGGGAGCTTGAGGGCAGTGGTGACTAACACAGGGTAGGCGCTCAGGGAAGGCTGCCTAAaagaagtgactttttttttttttaattcctgatttcattatttatttattattcttggctgtgctggctctgcATTGCTACAtgtggtttttctctagttgcagcgagcagggactactctagttgcagtgcgtgggcttctcactgtggtggcttctcttgttgcagagcacaggctctaagcatGCAGTCTTCAGCAGTTGCatctcccaggctctagagctcaggccaATAGTTGTagccacaggcttagttgctccatggcatgtgggatcttcctggacgagagatcaaacccgtgtctcctgcattggcaggtggattctttaccactgagccaccagggaagcccaaagaagtgACTTCTAAGCTGAGACCTAAAGGCTGGTGCTTAGAATTCAGAAGTATAATGTTACAAAAAAGTGGCATGATTAGATTGACTGTTTTAGCATGTGGTGAGCAAGATGGATTAGaaggggtgggggtcgggggagcAGGCCTGAAGGCAGACAGATTGGTTAGGAGAACATAGCAGTATTCTAGGAAAGTAATGAGAGTGACCTGAACCACAGAAGTGACAGTTTAAAAAGGCAGGGTGAGGGACTTGAGAGTTATTCAGAAGATAGACCTGATGGGACTTGTGATGGCCTGGAATGCAGGGGCTGTTGGCATGTAGGACCAGGGCCTTTTCTATGATGACAGACATAATCATTGACATTGATGCATTATTTGTTTACATAAACCAGCCAGGCACATAACATATTACCTAAGATCTCcagtttcagtttctttaaagtAGAACATCTGAAACACACCTGTGAAACAATCTGAGTACAGAAGCTTTGTACATTTCTATGAATTTTCCTCCAGGTTGCTCATACTTATCTTAACACCAGTTTGTCTTATATTCACACAAAACAGCTTTGTTGAAGACTGATGAAGAGGGAAGCAATGCTCTGTGGGCTAAGAAGGACTGAAAATCAGTAACACTCCCATACCTCAGGGCctagcaaaggaaatggcaaaaataTACATAAGTAACtttgttggtggtttagtcactaagttgtatctgactcttgcaagtCTATACACGGTAgctggtagcctgccaggctcctctgtccatgggatttcccaggcaagaatagtagagtgggttgccatttctttctccaggggatcttcccaacccaggaatcaaatatGGGTCTTctttattgcaggtggattcttgaccaactgagctacaagggaagtcctaagTAACTACAGAAAAATGCAATATGGTACAAGATAAGTGTCACGTAAGAGATCTAGTAAAAAGACAAGGCTGGTatgcgtgcatgcgtgcgtgtgtgctaagtcgcttcagtcatgttcaattctttgacaccctgcggactatagcctgccaggctcctctgtccgtgggattctccaggcaagaatcctggagtggggtgccatgccctcctccaggggatcttctcaacccagggatcgaaccctcattatgtctctcattatgtctcctgcattggcagacaggttctttacaactggcaccacctgggaagcccaaagtccatatagatgaacttatttgcaaagcaaatagagacacagacgaaGATACCAAGGGAGGAAGGTGGaggtaggatgaattgggagactgggattggcatatatacactactatgtataaaacaggtaacaaatgagaactgactgtatagaacagaaacatttactgaataatgtgtggtgacttaaatggaaggaaatccaaggaagaggggatatatgtatacatgcggCTGATTcatttttgctgtacagtagaaactaatacaccaccctaaagcaactatattccaattttttaataaataaataaaatattaaccaatttttaaaataaagacaaagttCCGGCTTGAGAAGTGTATCAACTCTGTCCCAGAAAACTGGACTGGTTTCAGCTTAACTCAATCCATACCACTTACTGAGCACCCTATCTAAATCTACTACAGAAGAAACTCTTGTGAAAAATGCACAAGGAGCTGGAACGGGAAGCAGCAAGCCACGTCAGGAGAGTCAACATGGTACCGTGGCTTTTTGACCACTTAATCCAGCTAGGGGCCACGAGAAGTGGCATCCAAGAGTGTGGGTTTAGAACCAGTCTGCCTAGGTTTGAATCCTAGTACTACCCCTTCCCAACTACTGCATGAACTTGGACAAGTGAAACTCCTCTCTGTAAGAAAAGCACTTACTTTATCAGCAATTATGAAGATTTATGAATTAAGctacataaaacacacacattaaaaaaaaataacagaaaaagaatctaaaaaatcatgaaaaggagAAGTAGATATGTCTACCACTAAAACTGACTGCAACCAAGGTAAAAGACGGAGCACAGTAAGTTTCATAATTCTTATTTGGTAAAAGGCGACGCAATTTTTCAAAACAGGTAAATTTTCCTCTGATGCATGAgggtgtgctcagttgtatctggctctttgcgatcctgtggactatagcctgtcaggctcctcggtccgtgggctcttccaggtaagaatattggagtgggctgccattttcttctcaggggatcttcctaacccaaggatcgaactcacagctcctgcactagcaggcggattctttacctctgaatcacctgggaagccctctggatCCTAAAATGAGTATACCACGTGGAACTTCATACAAAGCATATCTGGCATCACCAGATCAATTACTTCAACAATAGTATTATGGTAAACACATTTTTTTATACAGTTGTTTCTTATAGCCACTATCAATAGAAACTAAGGATATAAGGTAAAAGCTAATTTTGTAAAGATCATTCTACCAGACCCTAAACTAATACTTTGAACATTCATATATGAAGGTGAAGACTTGCAGACAGATCATGCTTGCTAAAGGAACTATATAACTtaatggaataataataaaatgatgaaatatgaggaaaagaagagTGGGGAAGAGAGAGTTGCTATTATGATAAAACTAAGtcaaaaatcaaatatacttGTTGAAAATGAGTAGCTAAGATACAATGCTATTGGATTAATTATGAGCAAGACAATGGTCTACAggagaaattcagttcagttcagttcagtcactcagttgtgtccgactctttgcgatcctatgaaccacagcacgccaggcctccctgcccatcgccaactcccagagtccactcaaacccacgtccatcgagtcagtgatgccatccagccatctcatcctctgtcgtccccttctcctcctgcccccaatccctcccagcaacagggtcttttccaatgagtcagctctttgcatcagatggccaaagtattggagtttcagcttcaacatcagtccttccaatgaacacccaggactgatctcctttaggatggactggttggatctccttgcagtccaagggactctcaagagtcttctccaacaccacagttcaaaagcatcaattcttcggcgctcagctttctttatagttcaactctcacatctatatgtgaccactggaaaaaccatagccttgactagacggacctttgttggcaaagtaatgtctctgctttttaatatgctatctaggttggtcataactttccttccaaggagtaagcgtcttttaatttcattgctgcagttaccatctgcagtgattttggagcccagaaaaataaagtcagccactgtttccactggttccccatctatctgccatgaagtgatgggaccagatgccatgatcttagttttctgaatgttgagctttaaaccaactttttcatagGAGAAATTATAGAAACCTAAAGACTCTGTCCCCAGATTATTCTGCAAGCATATTTAAGATATCTTCCATTTAAAGAATCCAAACCTGGACATCTTACATGATACACCATGTGCATGGTTGGTCTCTGTAACAAAACGATGGACAcgttttcctttctcctgggtaaAAACCTAGAAGTTGAAAAGCTGGGTCATTAGACCTATTTTGTTTGTCCAATCACCTGCCATATGGGCATTGCTTCCAATTCTGTGCTattttggataaatgtctatgaACACGTACAAGTCTTTGTGtgcacatatattttcatttcacttggtTGAATTCTCAGGGTACAATGGATAGGTCTTTTTTAGGAGACAGCGTACACATACAAAGCTTGCTGGTGTGAAAAGCCATCAAACAATCCCATTCATGTTACTAGCCAGAGGATGAGAAGAAAATCACGGCAAAGGAGAAAGCTAACAGAAAACCAAAAACGTGACCAGAAAGACAAGTCAGAAAAGAATGAATGTGTGGACACACGATATAGAAGTCttgaaggggacttccctggtggtccagtggttaagaatcccccttgcaatgcaggggaggccaattggatccctggtcggggaggaccccacatgctgcagggcaactaggcccctgcgccacaactactgagcccacgcgccctagagcccgtgctccgcaacaggagaggccaccgcaatgagaagcctgcgaaCCGCAAAAGGAGAGAGGCCCCTCACTcgtcccaactagagaaagcccccagtgcagcaaggaagacagcgcagaaaaaaagtctgaaagGAATCTGGGATGTTTAGGGCACAACCAGGCGGAATTTGGGGGCCAAAAGGGACAGATCTTCACTAGAGACAACTCTGAGAAACAAATGAGGAACTCGATATGATCACTATCTCATCCGCCTCCTAGCGTAATgtatgctttattattattattttttttttccaggaatagATGGTTTCATAGGTGGGTCATACAAAACctttaaataaaagttaatacctattcttcttttttttttctttttttttacatttcagtgggttttgtcatacattgatatgaatcagccatagatttacacgtattccccatcccgatcccccctcccacctccctctccacccgattcctctgggtcttcccagtgcaccaggcccgagcacttgtctcatgcatcccacctgggctggtgatctgtttcaccatagatagtatacatgctgttcttttgaaatatcccaccctcacattctcccacagagttcaaaagtctgttttgtatttctttgtctctttttctgttttgcatatagggttatctatATGCAATAGGTAATGTATGCTTTAAAGCACCGATTCTTATCTTTTGGTTTcttccccaccccattcctctccGCTCCCTCCTCGGCTCGTAGAAACAGTAGTCCTGTCCAGGGACACACCCCAGAGTGCAAAGCGCGCCCACCGCGAACGAGCTCTCCGCTCTTCTCCGCAGTTCACGGACTACAATTCCCAGGATGCAGTGCggccacccccacctccttccacacagacaaggaagaaaagaaattccCAGGGTACTAGGCCCGGAGAGATCACTCCTAGTTTACCTCGGAGCTCCGGGAGCCCTTCAGAACCTGCTTGGTTAGAGCGATCACATCAGTACCACAGGTGTTCACTTTCTCCGTCAGAAGCCCCTTCACGGACTGACCGAATCGCGCTTGCGAATCTGGGGTCCCTGTCGCCATCACCTCGGCCAGTGAACGCCTCCCCAAGGGCGATGGCGAGTCGCACGGGCCAAAAGATGTACAAAGCGGAAGGAAAAGAGGtggtgtctttttttcccccaccgtGGGAAAAGGAAGAGACGCATGCGCCTAGCGGAGGTTGACCTTTGCtcactttaatttaaaatacttagtAGATATCCTGAAGAAGACGCGGCTCAGGGAAACATCAACGAAGAGGATGGAGGACAATTTCAGTAAACCTATGGTTTAAAATTAAAAGGTGTGATGGATTACAGTCCCAATTCTGCCGGTTAGTTGTGTGACTGCAAATTATTCAGCGTCTGCATCTTgtgttcctcatctgtaaaatagaaataataaaattaaatctcCCAAGCGTTCTGAGAATCAAGATCATTCAATTCaattttaacaaacattttgTGAACGAAACACCAAACCCTGTTGGACTGAGGATAGAAAAATGAGATGTAGCCCTTGTCTCCAGTAAACTCCCAAGCTGAAGAGACaagtaaacaaacagaaaatccaGGAGGAAAAAGCCAACAGAAAAAACTGGCAAAGTTCACAAAAACAGACAATTATAAAAGTAAGTAAGATCGCCAATAGGTATGAAAAATGCTTAACCTCTCTAGTAATTTTCAGTGATAAATGACCCCTTTGTTCTATTAAAGCAAACTGATTATCACCTTGAAAAGAATTAATATCTGAAGTGTTTCGTGTAGCTGTTTCTTTTCAGGGCAATGCACCAGACAGAGAGAATGGTGCATTggcaaattttgtttaaaatcacCTATACTAAATATCAACTTTATCTTCCGTCTATATTCAGATATCTCTgattctttcatttaattcttgtTCTTAATCAAcattattaaggtataatttatgTTCACATAACTACATTCTTTTGAAGTGTACAATTTGGGGATttctctggtgattcagtggttgagactctgaacttccaatgcaggtggtgcAGGTTGATCTCTAGTCAGTGAACAAAGGTCCCACAGGCCACACAGCATGCCCTCCcccaaatttttttaatgtaaaatttgaTGAGTGTGATGGATGTATACATCTGTGAATTACTACAACTCTTatgatacagaacattttcatcactcccacAAGTATCCAAGTGCCCCTTTGTAGTCCATCTATCTGTCACTCCAGGCAACAACAAATCTGCTTTCTAGTACTATAGGTTAGTTTGggtttctagaattttatataaatggagtcatacaggaaattttttttttggcttctttctCTCAGCATAACAATTTTGAGAGTTATTCACTTAGTTGTGTGTATCACTTAGTCTGTTCCTTTTTTTACTGCTGAGATATAGACCATTGTATCAATAGATCTATTTTGTTGATCcactcacctgttgatggacattttagcTGTCTCCTTTGGGGGGTTATGATGAATAcagttgctataaacatttacATACAAGTCTTTATgtgagtttattttcatttatcttgggtaATATCTGAGAATgaaatggctgggtcatatggtaaatctttatcttttcaaaaaactgcCAAACCATTTTCCAAAGTTATTTACCACTGCATTCCCaacagcagtgcaggagactccagttgcTTCACAGCCATAAACTTGGGAAAAGATCAGTTGTTCTATAGCCATGGTAACAAGTAGCCACCTGTGGTAAGTAAACTGGCCACTGACAGCTGGCTTCTATGATCCCTCTCTCCCAGTGTTCATGCCCTGTGTAATCACCCTCTCTTACTTGTGGGCAGGACATGTGACCTGCTTCCAAACAATCGTATATGCATAGGTGTTGGGAGATATGTGATTATTTGTATGAGATTATGTGATTGCACTACATAAGACTGTAAGTCTCATCTTGCTGGAGTCTCTCCCTCTTGAGCTGTGAGGAAGCAAGCGGCCATTGAAGAACTCCATGCGGCAAGGAACTGTAAGTATCATCTAGTTCCAGCTGACAGTCAGCAAAACAATTAGGCTCTCAGTCAAACAACCGAAAAGAACTGAATAGTACTCACAACCAGGCAGGTGGAGAAGCAGATCCTTCCCCTGTCCAGCCTCTAGATGAGAACCTGGTCACAACCTTGACTGCAGCCTTCTAAGACCCTGCATGGCCCAGAAAAGCTGTCCttggattcctgacccacagacatGATAAGGTAATAAacatgtgttgttttaagccactatgtTTGTGGTAATATTattatgcagcaatagaaaactaatagaaaaaaaaagaaaactaatagaaAATCATCAGAACTTGTCTGAAATATGTTCAGTCAATGACAGCTTACCTCAGTGGATCCTTTTTGCAAACCAGGATATCAGAATCTGTCCATTGTCCTATGTGCAAGTTCACTGAGTCTTTTGTCTACTTCAATCTCCTTTGAATCTCtctaatgaatttttaatttcaattatattttttagctccagaatttctttttggttctttctaAGTTTTCTGTcttattattgatatttccattttgttcacacattgttttcttgactttttccATATCTCCCTTTAGTCCTTTGGGCATCCTTAAGGCAGTTACTTTGAAGTCTTTGTCTAGTATATCAGACATTAGGTCTTTCTCAGGGACAGTTTCTATTGATGTGTTTTATTCCTTTGAGTGCATCATACTGTGCTATTCCTTAGTatgccttgtgatttttttttagtgaacACTGGACTTTTGAGCTTAATAATGTGATAACTCTGGAAATCAGAGTGCAAAGTGAAAGAAGGCAGTCATAAAAGACCATATAgtgtatgatcccatttatacaaaatgtctAGACTAGGCGAcaccatggagacagaaagaatgtagatcagtggttgcctagggctgggcTGAGGGTTAGTAGAAAATAGGAAGTGACTGTAGTGGGtgtggggtttcttttggggggtggtgatgaaaagattttaaaattggattCTGTGATGGTTACTTCAAGTAACCATCTGTACACTTTATGTGGGCAAACTTTACAGTATGTAATTTTTAACTcaataaagtgtttaaaaaacaaacaaaaaaatagtcaCTCATCAGATCTTGGCTGGGTAATTTCCTTTTTgcctaaagtgaaaagtgaaagttgctcagtcatgtccgaatctttgcgactccatggactgttcagtccatgcaattctccaggccagaatactggagtggatagcctttcccttcctcaggggatcttcccaacccaggggttgaaccctggtcttccgcactgcaggtggattctttgccaaatgagccacaagggaagccctaactgtAATGGATATAATGAAGGCCTAGAAACATGTAGAAGATACCACCCCTGACTCTGGCTAAGAACTCTGTCTCACGAAGGCAGGATCTTTGTTATGTATTGCTGCCTAAAAATCACccccaaatttagtggcttaaaaccacCACCACTTTACTGATTGCGATACTATAGATCAGAAATTCATCATAGGTGGTGGTCTCTGCTCCAGTGATGTTTTCTGGGCTCACTCAAGGGGCTGCATTCACCTGGTGGCTGGAAGGTAGGAAGTGGCCTCACTCACGTGTCTGTGGCCTTTGTCCTGGCTGTCACTCGGGGTGCCACGGTTCTCCTCCTTGGGGTCTTTCTCTCTGCATGGCCTTCTCTCTAGCAGGATAGGCTGAGCTTCTTTATGTGGTACCTGGTTTCCCAATCAGAGGAAGCTGTTGGGCTTCTTAGATCCAGAACTGGCACAGTGGTAACTTCTGAGGCTTCTGTTGATCGAGTGACAGGGCAGCTCAGGTTCAGGTAGAAAGGAAACAGACTCTGCCTCTCGATGAGAGGAGTAGTCCTGTGTCTGCAGATTTAGGAGGAGTTGGTGGTATCTGTCTTTGCAGAATATCTACCACAGGAGTCTGGGCAGTCGCTTGACTCAATGTAAAATCAAAACAACTGAATTATACTGAACTTCAAGTTGAATGTGAGCTGTCTAGGGCATCTACTTCTCCCCTATTGGAATGCacactccatgagggcagggatttttatCTGTTTGGCTCATTATTTTATTCCCAGCTGGACAGCAGTGCCTGGCTTTGATTGAGGCTCAGTGAGTATTTGTCTTAGGAAGGACTGCTTGGTGTGACGGTAACAGAAGAAGGGTCGGTGTAGAGCCACTCCAACAGAGAAACTGCAGTAAGTCTGGGGAAAGAGTAATGGGTGTGAATCAGTGTCTCAGAGGTGGGGAGACAATGTTTATTCACTATTCTACAACATGAATTGAGGCCGCCTACACCAGATgtaagggagaaggaagaggcatcCCGTGAGGAAGGGGATCCCAACATCTCAGTGCATGACATGTGCTAAGTCATAGTCAAGAACGGGGTCCTCTTGGGATAATGGAGGCTTCAGCACAGGCGCTTAGATGGGACTGAGCAAGGCGAGTATGGCAGAAGTGTGACTGAAACAGAGCTGAATACAACACTAAAAAATGATGGGCATGGGGCATGAGTGTGACTGAGAAAGTCCAGAGGCTTGAAAATAGTCACCTGCAAGATGTATATATCAGATAAATGACAAGGATCTTTACTCTAAGTCCTTAAAACATGTAAGTTATGTGATGAAAATTAGATTTGAGACAGGTTCTGATTATTTGGTGCAAAAATTTTTACATTAGTGACAAGAAGAGTGTCAAGGAAGCCCATTCATTTTTAGGATTGGTGAGTTAATTGATGGTGATTATTCACCTTAATGTAGTTTTATAACGCTTTAGAAGTTTGCAAAGATCATTACTAAATACTTGTGCCttggtgaaaaacaaaaataaaagattactAGTATCTGGTAGTATCTtccatctctccctccttctGCCCAAGGAAATGATCTCAGCTCTTGTTCACGGTGAGTGAACCAGGAGAGGAGGTGGATAAAGGAGTGAGATGAGTGATTTCCTCTAGGAGAACAAAGGCTGACAGAGAGAGTACGAGGCAGGTTAGTTGGGGTAGAACTGGGGGAAGACATCCATGGTTCTATCCCAGAGAGGTAGGACCTCATGGAGTAGTGATAGAGGAAGGGCATTTCTAGGTACTGGTGTCCCGAGTTGTTATAAGAATCCTCCTTGAAGAAAATGCTAGGATTGTTTGTGGGTTTGTGATTgaagttctgtttgtttttcagggACAAGTGTTGACAGAGTTATTAACTGCTGTGCTGAAACTGGCATCAAGATGGCCCAGTCTGTTGGGAACATTAGCTTCTTTGGTTCAATACTGGTTCAACTTCCAAGAATTATATGCAATGTTTGGTGCCATTATTATCATTTTCCCTAAATTAGAGGACACTGAGGTTCCAGAGGGACTAAGACCAGAGGATTCAGAGATGAGAGTACATGAGCTTCTCTGTGAGGCCTCTGTGTGAAGGCCTGAACTATGGCTACAGATCATTCTGGAGGCATGTTGTTAGGAACCCACTGTGTGTACTAGATTCCTTGATTTGGAAAATTGGAAAGGGTTGTACAGATTGGCCCCCAAATTCTCACTGTGGTCAGTGGTGTTAATACTTTTGGATGGAAACCTGTGGATGttcaaaagcacaaacaaaagTTAATGACACACATTCTATGAAAGTGCTTTCATTCACTCACAAAGGACACCTCTATGTCTGCAGtcctttaaaaagttttgtttacATATTCTGAGAATTCTATCAAAATTGTGGTATTTTTCTCAGAAGAATGTGCATATGCACACACGCAATGTGACATACAATTGTAGGGAGGATCTAGGTTCTGCAACCAACTTAGAGCATCCGGTGAATTCAGCTCATTCTTTGCTGACTTCACCAAGGTTGCTTGAATAGACTGAAATTATCTTCCATCATAAAATTCTTTGCATCTTTCAGGCAGTTTTAAGCTTAACGCAAAAACAGCATGAAGGAAAGTAACCATTCTGTCTACAGTTAGAGACAAGATTCTTGAGTACAGCATGGAAACCATGATGGTGCTTTGATCAATGAGATTGTTCTCCAGGGAGGGAGACTTTAATGACTTGTGACTGTCTTCCCCTCAGTTGCTCCAGGAGTCACCTATGAATGAGTCCTTTCAAAGCGGATGATATGAGACGGGCCCAATTTTAattctgaacattgagttttattAGGTAAACAGGAGTAC
The genomic region above belongs to Cervus canadensis isolate Bull #8, Minnesota chromosome 8, ASM1932006v1, whole genome shotgun sequence and contains:
- the BORCS7 gene encoding BLOC-1-related complex subunit 7, producing KTPPLFLPLCTSFGPCDSPSPLGRRSLAEVMATGTPDSQARFGQSVKGLLTEKVNTCGTDVIALTKQVLKGSRSSELLGQAARNMVLQEDAILHSEDSLRKMAIITTHLQYQQEAIQKNVEQSSNLQDQLNHLLK